The Streptomyces sp. Je 1-332 genome has a window encoding:
- a CDS encoding alpha-amylase family protein, translating to MQHRSRLLATTSAGVLAAAGLATFAPSQSQATPPGEKTVTATMFEREFAEVGKACTDQLGPAGYGYVQVSPASEHIQGDQWWTSYQPVSYKIAGRLGDRAAFESMVDACHQAGVKVIADAVINHMAAGSGTGTGGTAYGKYEYPGYFRDADFHTCRTSIDDYTSRDNVQNCELVGLADLDTGSDAVRTTIAAYLDDLRSLGVDGFRIDAAKHMSADDVAAIKGKMSDPGFWVSEVIHGGGEAVQPEEYTGIGDVDEFRYGGHLKSAFQGGNIAQLKTVADGKLGSGSARTFVDNWDTERNGSTLTYKDGAAYTLANVFMLASPYGSPNVYSGYEWSEKDAGPPSGADGWTNTHAQQAVAGLVGFRNEVGAAELTDWWDNGGSALAFGRGGKGFVALNNGDGELHQTFATSLPGGTYCNVAKASPDSCDGDTVTVGDDGKIETTLPARTALALHTGAKAG from the coding sequence ATGCAGCACCGTTCCCGCCTGCTCGCCACCACGTCGGCCGGGGTCCTGGCCGCGGCCGGTCTCGCCACGTTCGCGCCCTCGCAGTCACAGGCGACACCGCCCGGCGAGAAGACCGTCACGGCCACCATGTTCGAGCGCGAGTTCGCGGAGGTGGGCAAGGCCTGCACCGACCAACTCGGCCCGGCGGGTTACGGCTACGTCCAGGTGTCCCCCGCGTCCGAGCACATCCAGGGCGACCAGTGGTGGACCTCGTACCAGCCTGTCAGCTACAAGATCGCGGGCCGCCTCGGTGACCGCGCCGCCTTCGAGAGCATGGTCGACGCCTGCCACCAGGCGGGCGTCAAGGTCATCGCGGACGCCGTCATCAACCACATGGCGGCGGGATCGGGGACGGGCACCGGTGGCACGGCGTACGGCAAGTACGAGTACCCCGGCTACTTCCGGGACGCGGACTTCCACACCTGCCGCACGAGCATCGACGACTACACCAGCCGCGACAACGTCCAGAACTGCGAGCTGGTGGGCCTGGCCGACCTCGACACCGGCAGCGACGCGGTGCGCACCACCATCGCCGCCTACCTCGACGACCTGCGGTCCCTGGGCGTCGACGGCTTCCGTATAGATGCCGCCAAGCACATGTCCGCCGACGACGTCGCCGCCATCAAGGGCAAGATGAGCGACCCCGGGTTCTGGGTCTCGGAGGTCATTCACGGCGGCGGCGAGGCCGTCCAGCCCGAGGAGTACACGGGCATCGGGGACGTCGACGAGTTCCGCTACGGCGGGCACCTCAAGAGCGCCTTCCAGGGCGGGAACATCGCGCAGCTGAAGACGGTCGCGGACGGCAAACTGGGCAGCGGTTCGGCCCGTACGTTCGTCGACAACTGGGACACCGAGCGCAACGGCTCGACGCTCACCTACAAGGACGGCGCGGCTTACACGCTGGCCAACGTCTTCATGCTCGCGTCCCCCTACGGCTCACCGAACGTGTACTCCGGCTACGAGTGGTCCGAGAAGGACGCGGGCCCGCCGAGCGGCGCGGACGGTTGGACGAACACGCACGCCCAGCAGGCGGTCGCCGGCCTGGTCGGCTTCCGCAACGAGGTGGGCGCCGCCGAGCTGACCGACTGGTGGGACAACGGCGGCAGCGCCCTCGCCTTCGGCCGCGGCGGCAAGGGCTTCGTAGCCCTCAACAACGGCGACGGCGAGCTGCACCAGACGTTCGCGACGTCCCTGCCGGGCGGCACCTACTGCAATGTCGCCAAGGCGTCCCCGGACAGCTGCGACGGCGACACGGTCACCGTCGGGGACGACGGAAAGATCGAGACCACCCTGCCCGCCCGCACCGCCCTGGCACTGCACACCGGCGCGAAGGCGGGCTGA
- a CDS encoding MFS transporter → MGKPRGRLRSLRSGLARLTAPQRFLLAGSFLIPLGSFAVLPFMSVLLHERLGMGLGTVGVVLAVASLVQFSGGVVGGVVAERIGLRRTMLLALVIRTAGFACFLPGLRHPVAAVFALFLVSVGAALYLPANKAYLIHEAGEEQRPLLLSASSSALNAGIALGPLAAAPFVLSASAGLFTAVTALFAAITVGHALLPAESPGPGQAVGAGREQPIKAGPGQPEPRERALSGLAVLPFVTTVLSLYVFMYFQHYLALYAVPRTSATYYGLVLALYALLLVVAQPLLSDWIARLPYVRALWFGFGAMAAGMAALAIGDHAAILLGALLVCLGEIVLFFKNDLEALARSARAPAVVFGHQRLAAGIGAFASGAAGGEGYQLAQRAGSAGLFWVAVAAQCALLPLLLRRWSSRVPITDRGR, encoded by the coding sequence ATCGGGAAGCCGCGCGGGCGCCTGCGATCGCTTCGATCCGGCCTCGCGCGGCTCACCGCGCCGCAACGCTTCCTGCTGGCCGGATCGTTCCTGATACCGCTGGGCAGCTTCGCCGTCCTGCCCTTCATGTCGGTGCTGCTGCACGAACGGCTCGGCATGGGGCTCGGGACGGTCGGCGTCGTGCTCGCCGTCGCCTCGCTGGTGCAGTTCTCGGGCGGAGTGGTGGGCGGCGTGGTCGCCGAACGCATCGGCCTTCGGCGCACGATGCTGCTCGCCCTGGTGATCCGCACAGCGGGCTTCGCCTGCTTCCTGCCCGGCCTCCGCCACCCGGTCGCCGCCGTCTTCGCCCTCTTCCTGGTCTCCGTCGGCGCGGCCCTCTATCTTCCCGCGAACAAGGCCTACTTGATACACGAGGCGGGGGAGGAGCAGCGCCCCCTGCTGTTGTCCGCGAGCAGCTCCGCCCTGAACGCGGGCATCGCCCTGGGGCCGCTTGCGGCGGCGCCCTTCGTCCTCAGCGCATCGGCCGGCCTCTTCACCGCGGTGACCGCGCTGTTCGCGGCGATCACCGTGGGCCACGCCCTGCTGCCCGCCGAGAGCCCCGGCCCCGGTCAGGCCGTGGGGGCCGGACGAGAGCAACCCATCAAGGCCGGGCCAGGTCAACCCGAGCCCAGGGAACGGGCGTTGTCCGGCCTCGCCGTGCTCCCCTTCGTGACCACCGTGCTGAGCCTGTACGTCTTCATGTACTTCCAGCACTACCTCGCGCTGTACGCGGTGCCCCGCACCTCGGCGACGTACTACGGCCTGGTCCTCGCGCTCTACGCCCTCCTGCTCGTCGTCGCGCAACCCCTCCTCTCGGATTGGATCGCGCGCCTGCCCTACGTCCGTGCCCTGTGGTTCGGCTTCGGCGCGATGGCCGCCGGGATGGCCGCGCTCGCGATCGGCGACCATGCGGCGATCCTGCTCGGAGCCCTGCTCGTCTGCCTGGGTGAGATCGTCCTCTTCTTCAAGAACGACCTGGAAGCCCTCGCACGCTCGGCCCGTGCCCCTGCGGTCGTGTTCGGCCACCAGCGACTCGCGGCCGGTATCGGCGCCTTCGCCAGCGGAGCCGCCGGGGGCGAGGGTTATCAGCTGGCCCAACGCGCAGGCAGTGCGGGCCTGTTCTGGGTCGCGGTCGCCGCGCAGTGCGCGCTGCTGCCGCTGCTCCTGAGGCGCTGGTCGAGCCGGGTTCCGATCACGGACCGAGGTCGCTGA
- a CDS encoding ABC transporter substrate-binding protein: MIRPPLPRALATAALLTTGLLITGCGAEVEPTAKNKTETVTVSNCGKDVTYTRPERPVAYDVSGAEKMFSLGLADRMRGYVMNKLGDPSIKGSPWREDYADVERLGTERITREIVADAKADFVLAGWNSGFSEERGITPALLKKVGSASYLHTETCWDYGDKSVDVTPLEALYTDLDNLGRIFGVEKRAEKLVTGLKGRVTALKKTWPEKGDPAKAFVYDSGTDQPFTAGRHAAPNDIIKAAGATNIFDGLDKGWTTVGWEPVIKAKPEVIVIIDYADQPAKEKIAYLKSLDSLKSVPAVKNSRFFVMSYGDAVSGPRNVKGAERLGGYLRSVGR, translated from the coding sequence ATGATCCGACCACCGCTGCCCCGCGCCCTGGCAACCGCCGCACTCCTCACGACCGGGCTCCTGATCACCGGCTGCGGCGCCGAGGTCGAGCCGACGGCGAAGAACAAGACGGAGACGGTCACCGTCTCCAACTGCGGCAAGGACGTCACGTACACCCGTCCCGAGCGTCCGGTGGCCTACGACGTCAGCGGCGCCGAGAAGATGTTCTCCCTCGGCCTCGCCGACCGGATGCGCGGCTACGTCATGAACAAGCTCGGCGACCCCTCCATCAAGGGCTCGCCCTGGCGCGAGGACTACGCCGACGTGGAGCGCCTCGGCACCGAGCGCATCACCCGCGAGATCGTGGCCGACGCCAAGGCCGACTTCGTCCTCGCCGGCTGGAACTCCGGCTTCAGCGAGGAGCGCGGCATCACGCCCGCCCTCCTCAAGAAGGTCGGCTCCGCCAGCTATCTGCACACCGAGACGTGCTGGGACTACGGCGACAAGAGCGTCGACGTCACGCCACTGGAAGCGCTCTACACGGACCTGGACAACCTCGGCCGGATCTTCGGCGTGGAGAAGCGCGCCGAGAAGCTCGTCACCGGCCTCAAGGGGCGCGTCACCGCCCTGAAGAAGACCTGGCCCGAGAAGGGCGACCCGGCCAAGGCCTTCGTCTACGACTCGGGCACCGACCAGCCCTTCACCGCCGGGCGGCACGCCGCACCGAACGACATCATCAAGGCCGCGGGCGCCACGAACATCTTCGACGGCCTGGACAAGGGCTGGACGACGGTGGGCTGGGAGCCGGTGATCAAGGCGAAGCCCGAGGTCATCGTCATCATCGACTACGCCGACCAGCCGGCCAAGGAGAAGATCGCCTACCTGAAGTCGCTCGACAGCCTCAAGTCGGTCCCGGCCGTGAAGAACAGCCGCTTCTTCGTCATGTCCTACGGCGACGCCGTCAGCGGCCCGCGCAACGTCAAGGGCGCCGAGCGCCTGGGCGGTTACCTCCGGTCGGTGGGCCGATGA
- a CDS encoding pyridoxal-phosphate dependent enzyme produces MTPLRTAAPAAPAAPAATVHGHITDAMKAPDLLRLCDNVVLARFETMKVYAALGAVRTLLEHGTVRPGQTLVDSSSGIYALALAMACHRYGLGCHIVASTTVDAAMRAQLEILGATVDQMPPSDSLRLDQERRVRRVRQLLGERTDVHWMRQYHDGVHYTGYEEFADLVDAALPDAPLTVVGAVGTGASTGGLVQPLRQRGREVRLLGIQPFGSVTFGSEDFSDPEAIIAGIGSSIPFDNVRHDLYDTLHWVDFRHAMAGAVDLLRAHAVFAGLSTGAAHLVTGWEAARNPDRMHLVIGADTGHRYTERVFARHQEALDPRTLKPHQITDLTDLALPWSAMEWNRRSYDVRTKKEGKAS; encoded by the coding sequence ATGACCCCCTTGCGCACGGCAGCACCCGCGGCCCCCGCGGCCCCCGCGGCCACCGTCCACGGCCACATCACCGACGCGATGAAAGCCCCCGACCTGCTGCGCCTCTGCGACAACGTCGTCCTCGCGCGCTTCGAGACGATGAAGGTGTACGCGGCGCTCGGCGCCGTGCGTACCCTCCTGGAGCACGGCACCGTGCGGCCCGGCCAGACCCTCGTCGACAGCTCGAGCGGCATCTACGCCCTCGCCCTCGCCATGGCCTGCCACCGCTACGGACTCGGCTGCCACATCGTGGCCTCCACCACCGTGGACGCCGCGATGCGGGCCCAGTTGGAGATCCTCGGCGCCACGGTCGACCAGATGCCACCCTCCGACAGCCTGCGCCTCGACCAGGAGCGCCGCGTGCGTCGCGTGCGTCAACTCCTCGGCGAGCGCACCGACGTGCACTGGATGCGCCAGTACCACGACGGCGTCCACTACACGGGTTACGAGGAGTTCGCGGACCTGGTCGACGCCGCGCTGCCCGACGCCCCGCTGACGGTCGTCGGAGCCGTCGGCACCGGGGCCTCCACCGGCGGACTCGTCCAGCCGCTGCGCCAACGCGGCCGGGAAGTACGGCTGTTGGGGATCCAGCCGTTCGGCAGTGTCACCTTCGGCAGCGAGGACTTCAGCGATCCCGAGGCGATCATCGCCGGGATCGGCAGCTCGATCCCCTTCGACAACGTCCGCCACGACCTGTACGACACCCTCCACTGGGTCGACTTCCGGCACGCCATGGCGGGAGCCGTCGATCTACTGCGCGCCCACGCGGTGTTCGCGGGCCTGTCCACCGGGGCGGCCCACCTCGTCACGGGCTGGGAGGCGGCACGCAATCCGGACCGCATGCACCTGGTCATCGGCGCGGACACGGGGCACCGCTACACCGAGCGGGTCTTCGCCCGGCACCAGGAGGCCCTCGACCCGCGCACCCTCAAGCCGCACCAGATCACGGACCTGACCGACCTCGCGCTGCCGTGGTCGGCGATGGAGTGGAACCGGCGCAGTTACGACGTACGCACGAAGAAGGAGGGAAAGGCATCGTGA
- a CDS encoding ATP-grasp domain-containing protein has protein sequence MTIAALEALTFGLGRMVEAAEAAGHRLCLLTGNRAVYRHELDRLAPGALDIVDVDTRDASASAAALAAVPGLKGLINSTDTWSVPGADLAAELGLPGPDPAAVRVLRDKSRVRNLLHEQNLSRGPALTIPAGPAAADEVLRQLGLPAVLKDSAGTSSRNVWLVRDERQLHAALGEAAQRPFSGRLFAEPFFAGPVYSAETLSWAGETKLLGVLSRQMSPEPSVREEAASFPVALPEPDFALVQDWVGRVLEAAGHDAGFGHVEFVLTAEGPQLVEINRRIGGALVGEALCRALRTNVYDAMVAVALGLRPALLDAPAATGPATGFVLVYPDRPGTLTGWAGVDGLAAFPGSPEWYPTAAPGDRLEHVSDQRGCTGIVLAEGATAELALHRALSAAGSIRALVAADASE, from the coding sequence GTGACGATCGCCGCCCTGGAAGCGCTCACCTTCGGCCTCGGACGGATGGTGGAAGCGGCCGAGGCCGCCGGGCACCGCCTCTGCCTGCTCACGGGCAACCGTGCCGTGTACCGGCATGAACTGGACCGCCTGGCGCCGGGCGCGCTCGACATCGTCGACGTCGACACCCGCGACGCCTCCGCGTCCGCCGCCGCCCTCGCAGCGGTACCCGGCCTGAAGGGGCTCATCAACTCGACCGACACCTGGAGCGTGCCGGGCGCGGATCTCGCCGCCGAACTCGGCCTACCGGGACCCGACCCGGCCGCGGTCCGTGTCCTGCGGGACAAGTCCCGGGTGCGCAACCTCCTCCACGAGCAGAACCTGAGCCGCGGACCCGCCCTCACGATCCCTGCCGGGCCCGCGGCGGCCGACGAGGTGCTCCGGCAGCTCGGCCTCCCGGCGGTCCTCAAGGACTCGGCGGGCACCTCATCCCGTAACGTCTGGCTGGTCCGCGACGAGCGGCAGCTGCACGCCGCTCTTGGCGAAGCCGCCCAACGCCCCTTCTCCGGGCGGCTGTTCGCGGAGCCCTTCTTCGCCGGGCCCGTCTACAGCGCGGAGACACTCAGCTGGGCGGGTGAGACGAAGCTCCTGGGCGTGCTCAGCCGCCAGATGTCGCCGGAGCCGTCCGTCCGTGAGGAGGCCGCGTCCTTCCCCGTGGCCCTGCCGGAACCGGATTTCGCCCTCGTCCAGGACTGGGTGGGGCGCGTCCTGGAGGCGGCGGGCCATGACGCGGGCTTCGGGCACGTCGAGTTCGTGCTCACCGCCGAAGGACCGCAGCTCGTCGAGATCAACCGGCGCATCGGCGGCGCGCTCGTCGGCGAGGCACTGTGCCGGGCCCTGCGCACCAACGTGTACGACGCGATGGTCGCCGTGGCGCTCGGCCTGCGCCCCGCCCTGCTCGACGCGCCCGCGGCCACGGGCCCCGCCACGGGATTCGTCCTCGTCTACCCCGACCGGCCCGGCACGCTCACCGGATGGGCCGGCGTGGACGGCCTCGCCGCCTTCCCCGGCTCACCCGAGTGGTACCCGACCGCGGCCCCCGGTGACCGCCTTGAGCATGTGAGCGATCAGCGGGGCTGCACCGGCATCGTCCTTGCCGAGGGCGCCACCGCCGAACTCGCCCTGCACCGTGCGCTGAGCGCGGCCGGGAGCATACGGGCACTCGTCGCCGCCGACGCCTCGGAGTGA
- a CDS encoding diiron oxygenase, with amino-acid sequence MASSTVRPISQDRPEEDDVARRLLDSAAELAYDPAVEVDWDAPLDRDFHGASPEWCSLYGTAYWQEMTEAQRKELTRQEAASVASTGIWFEMILQQMVLRDVYMKDPASDEVQWALTEIAEECRHSIMFARGARKLGAPAYRPKRFAMELGRAFKTVAFGEAAYAAILVAEEVLDVMQRDWMRDERVVPFVRTINNIHVVEESRHMKFARDQTTKRLSGAGRLRRQINAFVVAIASYYIVTSMVNPKVYANAGLDEKRALAEAKVNEHHKSMMRSSCSGLMEFLASSRLLTKPALAFYKRANLI; translated from the coding sequence ATGGCAAGCAGCACTGTTCGGCCGATATCCCAGGACCGCCCCGAAGAGGACGACGTCGCCCGGCGGTTGCTCGACTCGGCCGCCGAACTGGCCTATGACCCGGCCGTCGAGGTGGACTGGGACGCCCCCCTCGACCGGGACTTCCACGGCGCGAGCCCGGAATGGTGCTCCCTGTACGGCACGGCTTACTGGCAGGAGATGACCGAGGCCCAGCGCAAGGAACTGACGCGGCAGGAAGCCGCTTCGGTGGCCAGCACGGGCATCTGGTTCGAGATGATCCTCCAGCAAATGGTCCTCCGCGATGTGTACATGAAGGACCCGGCCAGCGACGAAGTGCAGTGGGCGCTCACCGAGATCGCCGAGGAGTGCCGGCACTCGATCATGTTCGCCCGCGGCGCCCGGAAACTGGGCGCGCCCGCCTACCGGCCCAAGCGGTTCGCGATGGAGCTGGGCCGTGCGTTCAAGACGGTGGCCTTCGGCGAGGCGGCCTACGCCGCGATCCTCGTGGCCGAAGAGGTGCTCGACGTCATGCAGCGCGACTGGATGCGCGACGAGCGCGTGGTGCCCTTCGTCCGCACGATCAACAACATCCATGTCGTCGAGGAATCACGGCACATGAAGTTCGCCCGCGACCAGACGACCAAGCGCCTGAGCGGGGCGGGCCGGCTGCGGCGCCAGATCAACGCGTTCGTCGTCGCCATCGCCTCGTACTACATCGTCACCAGCATGGTGAACCCCAAGGTGTACGCGAACGCGGGGCTCGACGAGAAGCGTGCGCTCGCTGAGGCGAAGGTCAACGAACACCACAAGTCCATGATGCGGTCCAGCTGTTCGGGCCTGATGGAGTTCCTGGCCTCCTCCCGGCTGCTCACCAAGCCGGCGCTTGCCTTCTACAAGCGCGCCAACCTCATCTGA
- a CDS encoding ABC transporter ATP-binding protein, translating into MTLVLRELSVEAAGRALVDRLNIEVEAGRIVGLVGPNGSGKSTALRCVYRALKPTSGAVLLDGSDLSTLKLRDSARSIAALTQESHTELDFTVGEVVALGRAPHARGNQPLTAREHALCRQAMDRLDVTHLTDRSVLTLSGGERQRVLVARALVQEPRVLVLDEPTNHLDIRHQVELLSFLRGSGLTVLTALHDLNLAAAACDSIAVLGAGSLVATGPPADILNPELIRKVFGVDATVVHHPRTGIPQLVYDLAPTGTPAPADALAEGPHS; encoded by the coding sequence ATGACCCTCGTACTGCGGGAACTCTCGGTCGAGGCGGCGGGGCGCGCCCTGGTCGACCGGTTGAACATCGAGGTGGAGGCCGGGCGGATCGTCGGGCTCGTCGGCCCGAACGGCAGTGGCAAGTCCACGGCGCTGCGCTGCGTCTACCGGGCGCTGAAGCCGACGTCCGGAGCCGTGCTCCTGGACGGATCCGACCTGTCGACGCTCAAGCTGCGCGACAGCGCCCGGTCGATCGCCGCGCTCACCCAGGAGAGCCACACCGAACTCGACTTCACGGTCGGGGAGGTCGTGGCCCTCGGCCGCGCCCCCCACGCACGCGGCAACCAGCCCCTCACCGCACGCGAACACGCCCTGTGCCGACAGGCGATGGACCGGCTCGACGTCACCCACCTCACGGACCGCAGCGTGCTCACCCTCTCCGGCGGCGAGCGGCAACGCGTGCTCGTGGCGCGCGCCCTCGTGCAGGAACCGCGCGTCCTGGTCCTCGACGAGCCCACCAACCACCTGGACATCCGCCACCAGGTGGAGCTCCTGTCCTTCCTGCGCGGATCGGGCCTCACCGTGCTCACGGCCCTGCACGACCTCAACCTGGCTGCCGCCGCCTGCGACAGCATCGCCGTCCTCGGCGCGGGCTCCCTGGTCGCCACGGGGCCCCCGGCGGACATCCTCAACCCCGAGCTGATCCGCAAGGTGTTCGGCGTCGACGCCACCGTCGTGCACCACCCCCGCACCGGCATCCCCCAACTCGTCTACGACCTCGCCCCCACCGGCACCCCGGCCCCCGCCGACGCCCTGGCAGAAGGACCCCACTCATGA
- a CDS encoding iron ABC transporter permease, which yields MTTLAVLSGTLVVSVIAGIALGPTVVPLGDVVRFLTAALTGGSIGADDVTGYSIVWHVRTPRVLLAAVVGAGLSVVGVAIQALVRNALADPFVLGISSGASVGATAVVVFGVFAGLGVYALSAAAFLGALGATVLVYLAARGPLGLTPLRLVLTGVALAYGFQALMSVLVFLSPNGQAARTVLFWLLGSLGSASWESLPLAAGAVLVTIVVLLRQSRSLDVLSLGDETAASLGVDAEALRRRLFLLTAAVTGLIVAVSGAIGFVGLVLPHVVRILVGSTHRRVLAVAPLAGACFLVWVDLVARTAFAPEELPLGVITALIGVPVFIVLMRRRGYLFGGR from the coding sequence GTGACCACGCTGGCGGTGCTCTCCGGGACGCTGGTCGTCTCCGTCATCGCCGGTATCGCGCTCGGGCCGACCGTCGTACCGCTCGGGGACGTCGTGCGTTTCCTGACCGCCGCCCTCACCGGCGGCAGTATCGGGGCCGATGACGTGACCGGTTACTCCATCGTCTGGCACGTGCGCACCCCACGGGTGCTGCTCGCCGCCGTGGTCGGGGCGGGGCTCTCGGTCGTCGGCGTCGCCATCCAGGCGCTGGTGCGCAACGCGCTCGCGGACCCGTTCGTCCTCGGCATCTCGTCCGGCGCCTCCGTCGGGGCCACCGCTGTCGTGGTGTTCGGAGTCTTCGCCGGGCTCGGCGTCTACGCCCTGTCGGCCGCCGCGTTCCTCGGGGCGCTCGGCGCCACCGTCCTGGTGTACCTGGCCGCGCGCGGCCCGCTCGGCCTGACACCGCTGCGTCTTGTCCTCACGGGCGTAGCACTGGCCTACGGGTTCCAGGCCCTGATGAGCGTGCTCGTCTTCCTGTCCCCGAACGGCCAGGCCGCGCGCACCGTGCTGTTCTGGCTGCTCGGCAGCCTCGGCTCGGCGTCCTGGGAGTCGCTGCCGCTGGCGGCCGGTGCCGTACTGGTGACGATCGTGGTGCTGCTGCGCCAGAGCCGTTCCCTGGACGTCCTTTCACTGGGGGACGAGACCGCGGCCAGCCTGGGCGTCGACGCGGAGGCGCTGCGGCGCCGTCTCTTCCTCCTCACGGCGGCGGTCACCGGCCTGATCGTCGCGGTCAGCGGCGCGATCGGCTTCGTCGGGCTCGTCCTGCCGCACGTCGTGCGCATCCTCGTCGGCTCGACGCACCGCCGAGTCCTGGCCGTGGCGCCACTGGCCGGGGCCTGCTTCCTGGTCTGGGTCGATCTCGTCGCCCGTACCGCCTTCGCCCCCGAGGAACTGCCGCTCGGGGTCATCACCGCGCTGATCGGCGTACCGGTGTTCATCGTGCTGATGCGGCGCCGCGGCTATCTGTTCGGAGGGCGGTAG
- a CDS encoding methyltransferase domain-containing protein produces the protein MHWYEDEGFWSDFSETMFSERRREETAATVARSPLLGFPAGSRVLDLCCGPGLYLEPLVRRGYSVTGVDLSAELLKRARSVCDDTGVDVRLIQADMLTHVEPDAYDVVLNVFTSFGYFDDPQDNVQVLRNAHASLVPGGQLLIDVMGKEVLAGWIGRPQLVELDGAYVVQRDTVLDSWTRLRTDWTLVRDGVAREASLTSFLYSAAELRGLFEDAGFTGVECFGGFDAEPYDHHARRLIVRGTKPVR, from the coding sequence ATGCACTGGTACGAGGACGAGGGATTCTGGTCCGACTTCTCCGAGACGATGTTCTCCGAGCGGCGGCGGGAGGAGACGGCGGCCACCGTCGCCCGCTCGCCGCTCCTCGGGTTCCCGGCCGGCAGCCGCGTACTCGACCTGTGCTGCGGACCCGGCCTCTATCTGGAGCCGCTGGTGCGCCGCGGCTACAGCGTCACGGGCGTGGACCTCAGCGCGGAACTCCTGAAACGCGCCCGGTCCGTGTGCGACGACACCGGGGTCGATGTCCGCCTGATCCAGGCCGACATGCTCACCCACGTCGAGCCGGACGCGTACGACGTGGTGCTCAACGTCTTCACCTCCTTCGGCTACTTCGACGACCCGCAGGACAACGTCCAAGTGCTGCGCAACGCGCACGCATCGCTGGTGCCGGGCGGGCAACTGCTCATCGACGTGATGGGCAAGGAAGTCCTCGCCGGCTGGATCGGCCGCCCTCAACTCGTCGAACTCGACGGCGCGTACGTGGTGCAGCGCGACACCGTTTTGGACAGCTGGACACGGCTGCGGACCGACTGGACGCTCGTGCGTGACGGTGTCGCGCGCGAGGCCTCCCTCACCTCCTTCCTCTACAGCGCGGCGGAGCTGCGCGGCCTCTTCGAGGACGCCGGGTTCACCGGCGTGGAGTGCTTCGGCGGCTTCGACGCCGAGCCCTACGACCACCACGCCCGGCGCCTGATCGTGCGAGGGACCAAGCCCGTCCGCTGA